Within the Solibacillus silvestris genome, the region ATGACAGAATTAACGTACTCATTCCAGCAAAACACAGTGACTTTAGATTTAGCGAAGAAAATGTTAGAGAAAGCAGAGGAAAAAGGGAAAGAGCTAGGCATGAAGTTCGCAATTTCAATCGTGGACAAAGCCGGAAATTTAAAAGCATTTTCAGCTATGGACGGTGCACCGGTATTAGCGTTGGAAATTGCACAAAATAAAGCATTCTCGGCAGCAGCATATAATCGTGCTACACATGAATGGTACGACCGACTAAAAGATGATCCGCCACTAATGGAAGGTCTTGTTCATACAAATCGCCTCGTTATTTTCGGAGGGGGTTATCCAATTCAATTAAATGGTGAATGCATCGGAGGAATCGGTGTAAGCGGCGGTCACTATACACATGATATGCAAGTTTGTGAAGCCGCTCTTGAACTATTGGCCGAAACAGTTAAGGAGGCGTAGTGCGGATGAGCCGTGACCATCTTATAATTGTTGGTGCGGGTATGGCAGGACTTTGTGCGGCAGTGGAGGCTTCTGCTGCTGGCGCAAAGGTCATCGTCCTGGAAAAACAAGCTGAACTTGGCGGCAGTTCCTTATTAAGCGGCTGTTTTATGGCCTTTGCCGAGACGGATTTTCAGAAGAAGCTCGGTATTGAAGATACGACAGAAAGCTTAATGGAAGATTTCCTTGCTGTAGGTCAATATAAAAACAAACGTACACTCATTGAAGCATACGGTAAACATCAGCTTGCTACATACAACTGGCTTGTCGAACAGGATGTCCAATTCCAAACATGCCAAGCTGTAAGCGGACATTCCAACCCGCGCGGACATACGATCATTCCTAGCCAGGCAATTGGCCAATTACGTGCAAATGCTGAAGCAAATGGCGTAATAATTAAAACCAATGCACCCGTTGTACGTTTAGTAAAAAATAATGAGCAAGTAGTTGGTGTTGTATACGAAGAGAACGGTGAACAGATCGAACTTACTACGGATTATGGTGTCCTGTTAACAGCGGGCGGTTTTTCTCAAAGTGAAGAGCTGCTGGCACAATTTGCTCCGCAGTTAGCGAATACGGTTCGGCTCGGTGGGGCGGGTAATAAAGGCGACGGGATTAAACTTGCTGCTTCGGCAGGTGCATGGCTCGAAGATTTTACTTATTTGAAGGGCACATACGGCTTCCACCCAACATCGACAAATGATAAGAAACGTCAGGCACATACGTTTTATAAAGGTGGCATCATTGTGAACGAGCTCGGTAAGCGCTTCGTGAATGAATCCATTTCGTATAAGCTGCTTGGTGATGCAGCACTACAACAACCCAATTGCCGGACATATCAAGTATGGGACCAGACAATCATGGACAAAGGTGTCGCAAATGATGCACTTTATGATTTTGATTTACTTTACAGAGAAGGTTTAATTGAAAGCTTTGACACAATTGAACAGTTAGCAGAGAAAGCAGGTCTACCGGTAGACGTGCTACAGCAAACGATTTCCACGTATAATTCCGATGTGAAAAAAGGGCAGGATACAGCATTTGGCCGTACATCGCTCACACATAAATTCGGTACACCAACAGCAATCGAAACAGCTCCGTTTTATATAATGGACACTGCAACAGCGATGCTTGCTACGTATGCAGGTGTCCAAGTTGATGAACATACACATGTGCTCAATCCATTCGGTGAACCAATCGAAGGTCTATATGCAGCCGGCGAAATGGTCGGAGGTTTCCACGGAGCGGGTTATATGACGGGCAGTTCTTTAGGAAAAGCCGCAATTTTCGGCCGTATAGCTGCAAGAACAGCAATACAAGCAAAAAAGCAGGAGGTACTTAAATGAAAATTTGGCACCAAAGCTTAACATCAATTGAAGATATATCGGAATATCGCGATGCGGTCATTCAGCATATTTTAAAAATTGCGCGTCCGGATGTAGATGTCGTCCTTCACGGTATGACGAATGATACGTACCCGGAAAATTATCCCGGTCACTATATTACGTACAACTATTTACAAAGCCTGCATAAGGAGCAGTTTATCCGCAATGCATTAATCGCGGAAAAGGCGGGCTATGATGCAGTGTTTATTGGTACGATTCCGGACGTTGGCTTAATCGAGGCACGTGCACTTGTTGATATTCCAGTGATCGGTTACGGTCAAGCGTCAATGCATATGGCATCAATGCTTGGATCAAAAATAGGGATTGTTAACTTCCTTGCTCCGTTAGCCGATCAGCTGCGCTTCAATGCACAGCAATACGGGTTGGCACAAAAGCTTGGACCGATCGTACAGGCGGATATCGGCTTCTACGATATTATGGAAGGCTATAAAAACCCTCAGCCAATTATCGATAAATTTATTGCTGCTGCTGAAATAGCTATTGCGCAAGGTGCGGATGTTATTATTCCTGGTGAAGGGCCGATGAATATTTTCCTGGCAACCCATCATATTCACCATGTCGGCAATGTCCCGATTATCGATTCTTTTGGTACAGGAATTAAAATGTGTGAATCGCTTGTTGATCTGCAGAAGATAAGCGGTATGACGGTGACACGTGTAGGCTATTACAACGAAAAACCCCCAACGGAAATTGTTGAAAAGTTAAGAGACTATTATAATTTGAAACAAGCAGCAGCCGACATGGATTTTGGGCTATCTGTCCGCGCTACGGCGTCTGTATAAATTCTTTTATTTCTCAATAGTATTCAATTAAATTATTGAAAACCGGAGAAATCAATTGCTATAAGGATTGATTTCTTTTTGTATGAGGGAGAAAGAAAAAACTGATTGAATAAAGAAAAAAACTATAAGTAAGAAACGGATATTAAAATTGATTGGAATGGAGGGGCGACTCCTTGGGGATAAGCGTGACGCCTGAGACTTAGGAACAAAAGCTAAAAGCGCCACGTCCTGTGGCAACGCTTTTGTGACCAACATCGTGTTGGCCTCACGCCACGCCCCCGGAATGGAAATCAATTTTTGGCTGAGCCGACTGTTTTCCTCACCTGCAGACGGTAGCGGTAGGGGGTTAACTGATAGTATTCCCGAAATACTTTAGTGAAGTAATTGCCGTCCGTGAAACCGACCATTTCCGCGATTGTCCCTATCCCTAAACTCGTTTCTATTAATAGCTTTTCGGCTTGCTGTACGCGGTACTGCTGTAAATATTTCCGGAACGGAATACCTCGTTTTTTTGAAAATACATTGCTCAAATAGTTGGTGCTTATATTTAATTTATTCGCTGCATGCTGTAATGTCAGTTCAGCATTTTCATAGTCGCGCTCAATTATTTCGACAGCCAATTCCGTATAGTCAGCAATTTGCTGTAGCTGTAAATTTTTCCGCGCATCGATCAGCCGCTGTGTAAACAAAATAAACTCCTGTACAATCGCATATAAAATCGGATGCTCTAATATAAAGTGGAACAGTGCGCGGTATTGCTGTTCGATTTTTGCTTGCTGCTGCAGATGATACTTCATCATGAACCGGCGAATTTGCGCTAAAATACTCGTCAAATGGATACGCACATCATCCTGGTGGTAATAGGTAGAACTCGTTGTCAGCATATATAAAAAAGTCTTAATTGCTTTTAAATCACCGTTTTCAAGACTCGTAATCCAAAGCTGCTGTTCTTCAGGGGTTAAAAGCGGATCAAGCCTTGTCACATGAAGTGTTTGTGAGCTTTTAAAAATATGGGAATACCCTTTATAAAAGCGCTGAGCCAATGTTTTTTTACATTCCTGATACATTGTCAGCAAAGTTGTCTCCTCGCCGTCATAAACAGCAATATTCAGCGATTCACCGCTAAATTTCTCCCATTCCTGGCTCATGATTCTAAGCTGCCTGAATAGATTGGTAAAAACATCGATTTCAGCAATACAAATCACACGGTTTTGCAGCGGTAGGGCTAACGGATTATGAAAAATAGGCAATTCAATGAGCCACTCATACAGCATTAAGTTATGCTCGTAGTCTGCACACTCAATTAAGAAGAAAGACTTTCCATCTAATGAGAAATTCCCAGGCTTATTTAAAAATAAATCCGAATATAATTGCGTTTCGACTGGAATGGTACTGCTTGAAGTTTCTGCCCGCTTAGTCGAAGGGATTTTCAACAATGCAGACTTTAGCTGCTCCAATGGAACGGGCTTCACAAAAAGATCGATTGCCTTTAAGCGGATTGCTTTCATTGCTTGCTGAAAAATAGGCTCCGCTGTTATTCCGATAACAGGAATCGCCTGCTTTTGTAAAAATTGCTCTATAGAAGGAGAAACAAGTTCCATTTCAATAAGAAGTACTTCCGGCCTCGCTTCTTCAAATGCTTCTATTATTCTACTGCCATCTATTACGCCAATTACTTCAATATCCCGCATAAAATAGTTTTTTAAATACCACTCAATTCCTGCAATTTCCTCAAAATCCCGCTCAACAATTAAGATTTTCAATCGAACACCACCTTTAATAATTACTATTTAATATATAAATTCTAAAAATCATTCAAAAAAAGTTTACTTTATTCAAATATTACTATAACTGATGTATTTATTCTATTTATTCGGAATTGAAAGAAAATTAAACTGAAAATAACAAAGGGGTGGTTGAATGACAAAGTATCAGGAAGAACATGAACTGCCGAAAATTGGACAGTTTGAAATGAGCATTTTTATTAAAATGGTGATTTGCAGTTTAATCGGAATTTTTAGTTTTTTTATTACATTTGAATGGAATGGAAAAACGTCGATTTTAATCGACCATATCGTAAGTGCATTCACAACATACACACCAGCATTAGTAAACGGGTATGTGTTGATTCTTTTAGTACTCGGAGCATTTTATCCATTTGTCACGAAAAAGTGGAATACTTCAAAAGTAAATATGGTGCTATCAATTTTTAAAATAGGTGGACTGGTCGCAGGGGTAATGCTTATTTTTGGATTTGGTCCTGCATGGTTGTTTAATCCGGATATCGGTCCATTTTTATTAGAAAAACTTATTAAGCCGGTGGGGCTGGTCATTCCGATTGGTTCGGTTTTCTTAGCATTGCTCGTTTGCTATGGCTTGCTTGAATTTATAGGGGTACTTATGCAACCGGTAATGAAGCCGATTTTCAAAACACCGGGCCGTTCAGCAGTCGATGCGGTAGCTTCATTTGTTGGCAGCTATTCGGTTGGCTTAATATTGACGAACCGTGTGTATAAGGAAGGGAAATATACAGCGAGAGAATCAGCCATTATTGCGACAGGCTTCTCTACAGTGTCAGCTACTTTTATGGTAGTCGTTGCGAAAACACTCGATTTAATGGAATACTGGAACTTATTTTTCTGGGTGACATTAGTTGTGACATTCGTCGTTACAGCGATTTCAGCCCGAATTTATCCGTTAAATAAAATTAAAGATGAATATTATGAAGGTTCAACTCCTCAGCCTGAAAAGATTATAAAAAATGACCGTCTAAAAGTAGCCTGGACAGAAGCGGTGGAAGCAACAAAATCAAACCCGTCTTTGTCTAGAAACTTATACATTCATTTAAAAGACGGTTTTATTATGGCGATGGGTGTTATTCCTTCCATATTATCAATTGGTTTATTAGGAATGGTATTGGCAATTTATACACCGCTATTTGATTGGTTGGCCTATATTTTTGCACCATTTACGTATTTACTTCAAATTCCAGATCCGATGCTGACAGCCAAAGCATTGTCATTATCGATTGCGGAAATGTTTTTACCGGCGATGATTGTAACGGAGGCGGTTCTTGTAACGAAGTTTATTGTAGCTGTTGTTTCGATTTCAGCTATTTTGTTCTTCTCTGCTGTCATTCCGGTTATTTTATCGACAGACATCCCGTTATCAATTCGCCAAATGATTATTATCTGGTTTGAGCGCGTTGTCTTAACACTCATTTTCGTCACACCAATAGCATTTATCTTATTCTAACTTCAAATTAAAGGAGAGATTTCTTATGGTATATAAAACAAACATCCGTGCACCACGTGGTTCAGAGCTTTCATGTAAAGGTTGGACACAGGAAGCGGCAATGCGCATGCTGATGAACAATTTAGACCCGGAAGTAGCGGAAAATCCGGATGAGCTGGTCGTATATGGCGGCATCGGGAAGGCGGCACGTGATTGGGAAAGCTACGAAAAGCTGATTGCGACATTAAAAGAACTGGAAAATGATGAAACGATGATTGTACAGTCAGGTAAACCGGTCGCAGTATTTAGAACACATGAAAATGCACCGCGCGTACTGATCGCCAACTCGAACCTAGTGCCTGGCTGGGCGAACTGGGACCATTTCTATGAACTGGAAGAACGCAACTTAATGATGTACGGGCAAATGACGGCAGGCTCCTGGATTTATATTGGGGCACAGGGAATTCTCCAAGGAACATATTTAAGTTTTGTGGAAGCAGGGAAAAAGAAGTTTGGAACAGCCGACCTTCGTGGTAAGTGGATATTAACTGGTGGTATGGGTGGCATGAGTGGTGCCCAGCCATTAGCAGGAAAAATGGCGGGTGCGGTCATTTTAGTTGTTGAAGTGGACCGTGCGCGAATCGAACGGAAAATAAATGAAGGCTACTGTGATTATCTTGTCGAAACAGTAGATGAAGCGGTACAACTTGTAAATAAGTTAACGGCTGCTAAAGAACCTGCGTCAATTGGTTTAGTAGGAAACTGTGCGGATATTAACCGTGAGCTGTTGAATCGTGGTTTGATTCCGGATTTTGTTACAGACCAGACATCAGCCCACGACCCGATTAACGGCTATATTCCAAATGGGATGACGTTGGAAGAAGCACTTCAATTGCGCAAAACCGATGTGAAAACATATGAACGCCGTGCAAAGGAAACGATGGCAGAGCATGTACGAACAATGCTTGAATTCCAGCAGGCAGGAGCGGAAACATTCGATTACGGAAACAATATCCGCGCCTATGCAAAGGAAATGGGTGTGGAAAACGCTTTTGACTTCCCGGGATTTGTACCGGCATATATCCGCCCGTTATTCTGTGAAGGAAAAGGACCGTTCCGCTGGGCAGCACTGTCAGGTGACCCGGAGGATATTTACAAAACAGATGCTTTGGCAAAAGAAATGTTTGCTGAAGACACAGCATTAGTAAACTGGATTGATATGGCACAGAAAATGGTAAAATGGCAAGGATTACCTGCCCGTATTTGCTGGCTGGGATATGGCGACCGCCATCGATTTGCACTAAGAGTGAACGAGATGGTTGCAAACGGTGAATTGAAAGCGCCGATTGTATTCGGCCGTGACCATTTGGACTCCGGATCAGTCGCTTCACCAAACCGCGAAACAGAGGGGATGCAGGACGGATCAGATGCTG harbors:
- a CDS encoding cobalamin adenosyltransferase, which encodes MTELTYSFQQNTVTLDLAKKMLEKAEEKGKELGMKFAISIVDKAGNLKAFSAMDGAPVLALEIAQNKAFSAAAYNRATHEWYDRLKDDPPLMEGLVHTNRLVIFGGGYPIQLNGECIGGIGVSGGHYTHDMQVCEAALELLAETVKEA
- a CDS encoding flavocytochrome c; this translates as MSRDHLIIVGAGMAGLCAAVEASAAGAKVIVLEKQAELGGSSLLSGCFMAFAETDFQKKLGIEDTTESLMEDFLAVGQYKNKRTLIEAYGKHQLATYNWLVEQDVQFQTCQAVSGHSNPRGHTIIPSQAIGQLRANAEANGVIIKTNAPVVRLVKNNEQVVGVVYEENGEQIELTTDYGVLLTAGGFSQSEELLAQFAPQLANTVRLGGAGNKGDGIKLAASAGAWLEDFTYLKGTYGFHPTSTNDKKRQAHTFYKGGIIVNELGKRFVNESISYKLLGDAALQQPNCRTYQVWDQTIMDKGVANDALYDFDLLYREGLIESFDTIEQLAEKAGLPVDVLQQTISTYNSDVKKGQDTAFGRTSLTHKFGTPTAIETAPFYIMDTATAMLATYAGVQVDEHTHVLNPFGEPIEGLYAAGEMVGGFHGAGYMTGSSLGKAAIFGRIAARTAIQAKKQEVLK
- a CDS encoding hydantoin racemase codes for the protein MKIWHQSLTSIEDISEYRDAVIQHILKIARPDVDVVLHGMTNDTYPENYPGHYITYNYLQSLHKEQFIRNALIAEKAGYDAVFIGTIPDVGLIEARALVDIPVIGYGQASMHMASMLGSKIGIVNFLAPLADQLRFNAQQYGLAQKLGPIVQADIGFYDIMEGYKNPQPIIDKFIAAAEIAIAQGADVIIPGEGPMNIFLATHHIHHVGNVPIIDSFGTGIKMCESLVDLQKISGMTVTRVGYYNEKPPTEIVEKLRDYYNLKQAAADMDFGLSVRATASV
- a CDS encoding DNA-binding response regulator, with product MKILIVERDFEEIAGIEWYLKNYFMRDIEVIGVIDGSRIIEAFEEARPEVLLIEMELVSPSIEQFLQKQAIPVIGITAEPIFQQAMKAIRLKAIDLFVKPVPLEQLKSALLKIPSTKRAETSSSTIPVETQLYSDLFLNKPGNFSLDGKSFFLIECADYEHNLMLYEWLIELPIFHNPLALPLQNRVICIAEIDVFTNLFRQLRIMSQEWEKFSGESLNIAVYDGEETTLLTMYQECKKTLAQRFYKGYSHIFKSSQTLHVTRLDPLLTPEEQQLWITSLENGDLKAIKTFLYMLTTSSTYYHQDDVRIHLTSILAQIRRFMMKYHLQQQAKIEQQYRALFHFILEHPILYAIVQEFILFTQRLIDARKNLQLQQIADYTELAVEIIERDYENAELTLQHAANKLNISTNYLSNVFSKKRGIPFRKYLQQYRVQQAEKLLIETSLGIGTIAEMVGFTDGNYFTKVFREYYQLTPYRYRLQVRKTVGSAKN
- a CDS encoding histidine transporter; translation: MTKYQEEHELPKIGQFEMSIFIKMVICSLIGIFSFFITFEWNGKTSILIDHIVSAFTTYTPALVNGYVLILLVLGAFYPFVTKKWNTSKVNMVLSIFKIGGLVAGVMLIFGFGPAWLFNPDIGPFLLEKLIKPVGLVIPIGSVFLALLVCYGLLEFIGVLMQPVMKPIFKTPGRSAVDAVASFVGSYSVGLILTNRVYKEGKYTARESAIIATGFSTVSATFMVVVAKTLDLMEYWNLFFWVTLVVTFVVTAISARIYPLNKIKDEYYEGSTPQPEKIIKNDRLKVAWTEAVEATKSNPSLSRNLYIHLKDGFIMAMGVIPSILSIGLLGMVLAIYTPLFDWLAYIFAPFTYLLQIPDPMLTAKALSLSIAEMFLPAMIVTEAVLVTKFIVAVVSISAILFFSAVIPVILSTDIPLSIRQMIIIWFERVVLTLIFVTPIAFILF
- a CDS encoding urocanate hydratase (catalyzes the formation of 4-imidazolone-5-propanoate from urocanate during histidine metabolism); the encoded protein is MVYKTNIRAPRGSELSCKGWTQEAAMRMLMNNLDPEVAENPDELVVYGGIGKAARDWESYEKLIATLKELENDETMIVQSGKPVAVFRTHENAPRVLIANSNLVPGWANWDHFYELEERNLMMYGQMTAGSWIYIGAQGILQGTYLSFVEAGKKKFGTADLRGKWILTGGMGGMSGAQPLAGKMAGAVILVVEVDRARIERKINEGYCDYLVETVDEAVQLVNKLTAAKEPASIGLVGNCADINRELLNRGLIPDFVTDQTSAHDPINGYIPNGMTLEEALQLRKTDVKTYERRAKETMAEHVRTMLEFQQAGAETFDYGNNIRAYAKEMGVENAFDFPGFVPAYIRPLFCEGKGPFRWAALSGDPEDIYKTDALAKEMFAEDTALVNWIDMAQKMVKWQGLPARICWLGYGDRHRFALRVNEMVANGELKAPIVFGRDHLDSGSVASPNRETEGMQDGSDAVSDWPLLNALVNTAGGASWVSIHHGGGVGMGYSQHAGQVLVADGTKLAAEKINRVLISDPGMGVVRHADAGYDIAVRTAKEKGINMPMLKG